Sequence from the Pedobacter sp. D749 genome:
ATGCGTTTTGTATATACTTTAGACAATGATCTAAAGCTTCCTCCGCGGAGTAGTTAACCGCCATGAGGATTTCTTCATAAATAGTTTGTTTGGTTTATTATCCGGTTAGAGGAGCCCTCCTCAACCGGATTTTTTCTTTTAAGGCTTTTTCTTTTACATTTGATCGTATTCAGAAAACGTATCGTGAATAGAAACATAAAAAAGATTGCTATTGTTGGCCCGGAAAGTACGGGAAAATCTACTATATCTCAGCTGCTGGCTAAATACTACAAAGTTTCGTGGGTGCCTGAATATGCCCGCTACTATTGCGAAAATCTGATTGTCGATTATACGCTACAAGACGAGGTGAATATGTACTACGGCCAGGTAGCTTTAGAAGACGCAGTTTTAGTGATTACCGAAAGTGATTTTATTATTTGTGATACCACTTTTATTACGGTAAAGATATGGAGTGATGAAGTGCTAGGTGAAACACCCCAGGTTGTATTGGATGCATTACCCAAAAAGCCATACGACCTGTACCTGTTAATGGATATTGATTTGCCCTGGCAGGATGATCCGCTGCGCGATTTTCCGGAGAAACGCGAATATTTTATGCAGGTTTGGCATAAGGAGCTGAAAGCATTGAATGCAAATTATAAAGTAGTTGGCGGTTTGGGTGATGAAAGGCTGGCGAATGCGATTAAAGCCATTGATGATTTTTTGAGCAGGTAGGAGATTTATCTTTTTTTGAAAATGATTGTCAGTAGCTTTTGGCCGCCGGAAGTTCCGCCATACGCTTTAATCATCCGATGAAAAATCGGGATTCGTGTTCGCTCCTGTCGGGTTTATTGAACATAGGCTTGTTACCTTCGTACCTAAACACGAAACGTTCTTACGGAACGAAAAAATAAAACATTTTTTTTCTACCTGGAAGTCGTCC
This genomic interval carries:
- a CDS encoding AAA family ATPase, with protein sequence MNRNIKKIAIVGPESTGKSTISQLLAKYYKVSWVPEYARYYCENLIVDYTLQDEVNMYYGQVALEDAVLVITESDFIICDTTFITVKIWSDEVLGETPQVVLDALPKKPYDLYLLMDIDLPWQDDPLRDFPEKREYFMQVWHKELKALNANYKVVGGLGDERLANAIKAIDDFLSR